ATTCCGTTTCGAATTCAAGGCCGTCGGGCCCTCCGGGCGGAGGAGCGGCAGACTCCCCCGAGCTTGGGTCCACTTCGCCGGAATCCGAGGAAAACGAGTCCTCTTCGGCGCCGAACCCATGGCCGGGTGCGGGGGGAGGCGGTTCCGCCCCGGCGGGCTCCTCCCCGGCAATGGCTTGCTCCGGCGGCGGGGCGGATTCATCCTCGAAGGAGACTTCCTCCTCCTCGTCCTCATCGTCCCAATCGCCGGTTTCGTCGAGGCTGCGCTGCAGGCGGCGGAAGCGGTCGGCGGACGATTCGTCCATCTCAGGCCGCGGGTTTGCTCTGGATCAGCACGATCCACTTGCCGCTCATCACGGTTTCGTCCTTCTGGTTCTTTACCGTCAGGGCGATATCCGCCGCGCCGCCCCCCAGGCGGGGAAACGGCTTCAACCCGGTCACTTCCATCTCGCAGCGCACTGTGTCGCCGAGGAACACCGGCCGGCTGAACTTCCATTCGGCGATCTCGCGGAAGGCGAGAACGGTCCGGTCCATCAAACCAGTCTGCACCGTCAGCCCGGAGACGATCGAAAGCACCAGCAGGCCGTGGGCAACGCGCTGGCCGAAGGGGCCTTTCGCGGCGTAGTCGGCGTCGATGTGGATCTGGTTGAAATCCCCCGACAGGCCGGCGAATCCGGTCACGTCGGCCTCGGTGACGGTCCGTCCGGCGGTGTAAATCTTTTGTCCGAGGGCGAGTTCCTCGAAGTATTTTCCGCGCGGTTTGCTGTATTCCATGGTCGACTCCTTCCGAAGGGCGGCTGAAAGAGATTCTAGCACAGGCGCGGCGCCGGTTCTATCCGCCGTCATCCGCGGCGGCCGCCTGCGGATGCCGCGGACCCGCGCGGCGATCCGTCCGGAAGATGGGACGCCGCCGGCAGCCTCCACGCCGTCCGGAACCGCCCGCCCGTCCCGAATTCCGTATGCGTCCGGGACACGGATCCGGGAGTTCCTTCCCTCGGCAATGCGCCGGAATCCCGATCGCGGCGGATCGCGGCGCCGCCTGTAAAAAGATGCGCTGTTAGAACCGGAAGACTTGCGGCTTGGGGATATGGATCTTCGAAAAAACTGGATGGGCGGGGTTGAGCAGGAGAGTCCAATCTTCGGGGATAAGCACGGACGGGACCCTCAGGACCGCGGCCGTTCCGCCTTCGATCCAGGCCGATCCGATCCGGCGGGTGCTTTCCGGCGGGGGCTGCTGCCGCCAATTGGCGGGGAGGTCCTGCGGCGGGAGGGTGTCGACAGCGATTTCCGGAGGAATCTCGATCTTGAATACCGCCAAGGGGATGGTAAACGCCGCCCGCCCGGCGTACACCAGCATTTCCAGCGCCGCCAGAGAGAGGGTTCCGCTCAGATACACCGCCCGCACCCCGCGTCCGTTCCAGCGCCCGGCGGCGATGCGCGCGCCCTCTCCGCTGAAAGCTTCCCCCTGGTGCCGTTTGGGAATCAACTTCCAAGCCGCCATCACGCCAGCACTCCGTGGTCGACGCGCAGCAACAGGTCTTCCACCTCCCGCGCGCTGGCTTCCATGCCCATCAGATCGCAGGGGACGCGGTTGCCGAGCCCCGGCTGGGGCGAGAGCATCCAATCCCGCGCCGTGCCTTCATCCTCCAGGACGTTCGAGGCCAGCAGGAACAGGTCCGCCACCCGATAGAGCCTATCCGATACGGCCGGGGAGAGCTTCTTCTGCGGGACCCGCCGCAGGCGGCTGACGGTCCCCGCCGGCAGGCCGAGAATCCCCGCCAGACGGCCCTCCTCTAGCGAAAAGCGGTTGCAGACGTGGGCCAACGAGAGGGCCGGCAACCCCTTTTGGATGACCAGCGCCATTTCCAGCGCGCTCGCCGGCTGCTTCTTCAAACCCAAAATGCGCGACACCGATTCGCCCATGGGACGATACCCTCCCCGCAGACCGCCGTCCACCGGCGGGCCGCGCGATGGTCGATCGGAATAATATTAGACTCACTCCCGCAGAAAAGCAATTCCCCCGCCCCTTGACGGTAGCCAAGGGCG
The window above is part of the Anaerolineales bacterium genome. Proteins encoded here:
- a CDS encoding DUF2384 domain-containing protein, translated to MGESVSRILGLKKQPASALEMALVIQKGLPALSLAHVCNRFSLEEGRLAGILGLPAGTVSRLRRVPQKKLSPAVSDRLYRVADLFLLASNVLEDEGTARDWMLSPQPGLGNRVPCDLMGMEASAREVEDLLLRVDHGVLA
- a CDS encoding RES family NAD+ phosphorylase, producing the protein MAAWKLIPKRHQGEAFSGEGARIAAGRWNGRGVRAVYLSGTLSLAALEMLVYAGRAAFTIPLAVFKIEIPPEIAVDTLPPQDLPANWRQQPPPESTRRIGSAWIEGGTAAVLRVPSVLIPEDWTLLLNPAHPVFSKIHIPKPQVFRF